A window of Parasynechococcus marenigrum WH 8102 contains these coding sequences:
- the rpsR gene encoding 30S ribosomal protein S18: MSSSFFKKRLSPIKPGDPIDYKDVDLLKKFITERGKILPRRLTGLTAKQQRDLTNAVKRARIVALLPFVNPEG; encoded by the coding sequence ATGTCCAGCTCCTTCTTCAAGAAGCGCCTTTCTCCGATCAAGCCTGGCGATCCCATCGATTACAAGGATGTGGATCTGCTCAAGAAGTTCATCACTGAACGCGGCAAGATCCTTCCCCGCCGACTGACGGGTCTCACTGCCAAACAGCAGCGTGATCTCACCAATGCGGTGAAGCGTGCACGCATCGTTGCCCTGCTGCCCTTCGTGAATCCCGAGGGCTGA
- the rpmG gene encoding 50S ribosomal protein L33, producing MAKNKGVRIVITLECTECRSNPAKRSPGVSRYTTEKNRRNTTERLEIKKFCPHCNKMTPHKEIK from the coding sequence ATGGCCAAGAACAAGGGCGTCCGGATCGTGATCACTCTCGAGTGCACCGAATGCCGGTCCAATCCCGCCAAGCGTTCACCCGGCGTGTCCCGCTACACGACCGAGAAGAACCGCCGGAACACCACCGAACGGCTGGAGATCAAGAAGTTCTGTCCCCACTGCAACAAGATGACTCCCCACAAGGAGATCAAGTGA
- the pheT gene encoding phenylalanine--tRNA ligase subunit beta yields MRVSLSWLKQLVQVTDSVEALAHRLSMAGFEEEEIEDLSARAKGVVVGFVKDREKHPNADKLSVCQVDIGSEESIQIVCGAKNVRAGLHVPVAMVGAELPAVNLTIKSGELRGVSSNGMICSLSELGLATESDGIAELDALTDELPALGAPVAPMLGLDDTVLELAITANRPDGLSMVGIAREVAALTGSALTLPVLTLKPAHELLQASAASAEAMQAGGLYGITLIEGVDGSQVSPTWVQQRLERAGINRVNAVVDITNVVMLEQGQPLHAFDADALEQLTGKPVNAASFGLRQAREGEAFIGLDGRELSLVARAQVVTCHDLPIALAGVMGSKASGVTAATGRIWLESAMFSPAAVRTTARSVGLRTDASARFEKGLPKEMTLACSIRALELLKELFPCEAKGLWVCGDSAADASSVLLRRNALHQLLGPIEDEEGSSDLADAVVEQCLTALGSELSPSDEGWNVIAPPSRRLDLAREIDLIEEVARLVGFDRFGAHLPDPLAPGALTPAQQAERRLRTLFCGAGLQEITTLSLVSASDSDPRIAISNPLLAETSHLRTNLWEEHLAVCVRNLKASQPGCWIFELGTTYAGSADAVEESRLLSGVICGEQRLERWTTSGKPAPPDYYAARGRLTEVMQALKLDVSDRRLTDDSRLHPGRAATLVLEGRPLGCFGQLHPELAASQNLPEATFLFELDLTRLVESATRRNRWVPAFKAFPTVPASERDLAVVVDRSQAASDLMQSIRKAGKPLLEAVTLIDRFEGDQLGENKASQAFRLRYRHQSETLTDDQVQPVHDKVRNALVKQHGAELRS; encoded by the coding sequence ATGCGGGTCTCCCTCTCTTGGCTCAAGCAACTGGTTCAGGTGACGGACTCGGTCGAAGCGTTGGCCCATCGTCTGTCGATGGCGGGATTCGAGGAGGAAGAGATTGAGGATCTCAGCGCCCGGGCCAAGGGCGTCGTCGTGGGTTTCGTCAAAGATCGGGAGAAACATCCCAACGCCGACAAGCTCAGCGTCTGTCAGGTGGATATCGGTTCCGAGGAATCGATTCAGATCGTCTGCGGCGCCAAGAATGTCCGGGCGGGTCTGCATGTGCCGGTCGCCATGGTGGGCGCGGAGTTGCCGGCTGTGAATCTCACGATCAAATCGGGGGAACTCCGGGGGGTGAGCAGCAACGGGATGATCTGCTCCCTGTCTGAACTGGGGCTGGCGACGGAGTCCGATGGCATCGCTGAACTCGATGCACTGACCGACGAGCTTCCGGCCCTTGGTGCGCCGGTTGCTCCGATGCTCGGCCTTGATGACACGGTTCTCGAGCTGGCGATCACCGCCAACCGTCCGGATGGTCTGTCGATGGTCGGGATCGCCCGGGAGGTGGCCGCCCTGACGGGTTCTGCACTCACGCTTCCGGTTCTGACCCTTAAGCCTGCCCATGAACTCCTGCAGGCATCTGCCGCCAGTGCTGAGGCCATGCAGGCCGGTGGCCTTTACGGCATCACGCTGATCGAAGGCGTTGACGGCTCCCAGGTTTCTCCGACTTGGGTGCAACAGCGTCTGGAACGGGCCGGGATCAATCGTGTGAATGCCGTTGTGGACATCACCAACGTGGTGATGTTGGAGCAGGGACAACCCCTGCATGCCTTTGATGCCGATGCCCTCGAACAACTCACCGGCAAGCCGGTGAATGCAGCCAGTTTCGGCTTGCGACAGGCCCGCGAGGGTGAAGCTTTCATCGGCCTGGATGGCAGGGAGTTGAGCCTCGTTGCCCGTGCCCAGGTGGTGACCTGTCACGACCTGCCGATCGCTCTGGCCGGTGTCATGGGGAGCAAGGCCAGTGGTGTGACAGCCGCAACGGGGCGGATTTGGCTGGAGTCCGCCATGTTCAGCCCTGCTGCTGTCCGCACGACGGCCCGCTCCGTTGGACTGCGTACGGATGCCAGTGCTCGATTTGAGAAGGGTTTGCCGAAGGAGATGACCCTGGCCTGTTCAATCCGTGCTCTGGAGCTGCTGAAAGAGCTGTTTCCCTGTGAAGCCAAGGGCCTCTGGGTCTGTGGTGACAGCGCTGCTGACGCCAGTTCCGTGTTGTTGCGCCGTAACGCCCTGCATCAGTTGCTGGGACCCATCGAGGATGAGGAGGGCAGTTCCGACCTGGCTGATGCTGTAGTCGAGCAATGTCTGACGGCCCTCGGTTCTGAACTCAGCCCTAGCGATGAGGGATGGAATGTCATTGCTCCCCCTTCGCGACGGCTCGACCTGGCCCGCGAGATCGATCTGATTGAAGAGGTCGCACGCCTCGTGGGATTTGATCGCTTCGGCGCCCATCTGCCGGATCCCTTGGCCCCAGGAGCGCTGACGCCGGCACAGCAGGCGGAACGCCGTCTCCGAACGCTCTTCTGCGGTGCCGGTCTGCAGGAGATCACAACACTGTCGTTGGTGAGTGCCAGCGATAGCGATCCACGCATCGCTATCAGCAATCCTCTGCTGGCCGAAACCAGTCATCTGCGGACAAACCTCTGGGAAGAGCACCTTGCGGTTTGTGTCCGCAACCTGAAGGCCTCCCAGCCCGGATGCTGGATTTTTGAACTGGGCACCACCTACGCCGGAAGCGCTGATGCGGTGGAGGAGTCGAGGCTTCTTTCCGGAGTGATCTGCGGTGAGCAACGCCTGGAGCGTTGGACCACCAGCGGCAAACCGGCACCTCCCGATTACTACGCCGCTCGTGGACGACTGACGGAGGTGATGCAGGCCTTGAAGCTCGATGTGTCCGACCGACGTCTCACTGACGACTCCCGTCTCCATCCCGGTCGGGCGGCCACCCTTGTGCTGGAGGGACGTCCCCTCGGCTGCTTCGGCCAATTGCACCCGGAATTGGCGGCATCTCAAAACCTCCCGGAGGCCACCTTTCTGTTCGAACTGGATCTGACCCGTTTGGTGGAGTCGGCCACCCGTCGGAACCGCTGGGTTCCAGCCTTCAAGGCCTTCCCAACCGTTCCGGCTAGTGAACGTGATCTGGCGGTGGTGGTGGATCGTTCGCAGGCCGCTTCAGACCTGATGCAGTCGATCCGGAAGGCGGGTAAGCCATTACTCGAAGCCGTTACGTTGATCGACCGGTTCGAGGGTGACCAACTCGGCGAGAACAAGGCCAGCCAGGCCTTCCGCCTTCGTTACCGGCACCAGTCGGAGACCCTGACCGATGACCAGGTGCAACCGGTCCATGACAAGGTCCGCAATGCCCTCGTGAAACAGCACGGTGCCGAGCTCAGGAGCTGA